The window gCTTTTGTCTCTATCGAttcttctccgctcttcttgtctttttgtctttgcaGCTGGGACGAAGGACAGCCCCGGAGCATGCGGAGCCTCTGGCGCGTCTGCTACGTGAAAAAAGTCGAGATCTCCAGCCCGCCTCTAGGGCCCTGCTTGccgtttcttcgcgccgcttctcgccacGCGGTTGCCGCTCAGTTGCCTCTCTCGAGTGCCGCGCAaagcgcgagggagaggcggggaagCCAGCGTCTGCGGGGTTTCTGTGGCGGGAaggcagacagagaagggggggTCGATGGCCCGGggggggagacgcgggcgTCCTCGCTCTGGGGCCGTTctttcgcggcctcgcgccaagggagagacgaagagaacaagGCTCTGTAGCGGGGAGCGgaccgcgagaaggaaagagaggcagtttcgtctctcgagtGGCAGCCGGGAAAAAAATACAGGCTTGCAaacactgcatgcaggcatTGGTCGCGTATTTTCTCTTGCGCCGTTTTTGAAGCCGCGCCTTCGTGCGTCGCGAGGAGCCTGACAGATGTTTCAACCGCAAAGCAAGCTCGGGTTCAAGCACGCACTCCAGGCTTTGGGGGGAAGGTCCACCTttgtttccgcttttcttctggtcttcgctttgttctccctctgcccCCGGTCTTGTGTGGGCTGCTCACGCGTGTGACCCTCTGGCCTGCAAGTGTCTGAAGCGCACAAAGCTCGAGAGACATGTGCAATTCGGTTTTAACTCCTTGACACGTTCaatcttttctctttttcgcctttttttcgagCGGCCACGTTTCTGCGGGCTCTGCCGCAGGAAGTCCGCGCAGCTGCCTTGAACAGAGTCGAGTGCCGTCCTTGCATCTATCCAGAACAGAGCCTCATCCAGCTACTCGTCACgtgcgaggcgagcgagaatAGGAATCCGCAGCCGTAAGATTACACCTGGTGAACGCGCAGTTAAGGCAGGGCGCTTTGTCGAAGCGAGACCAACGAGCCGcctgggcgtctctctgcaggcaGCCGTCGCAGACGACTTTTTCGAAAGGCCCTACGCAGCGGGTTTTTCCACTTGCTTCACCGTCAGATGTGTAATACGTGAGCTGGATTAAGAACGTCTGGAGACAGTTTGTGCCCTATCTACCATTTAAAATCGCTGAAAACGCGGACCAGCTTTTCTCACAAAGCaccagaagaagcggaaagctGAAGACTGCATGCCGCTATCCTCAGTGGCTGTCGAGTCGCTCCAGGAAGAGTTGATCCTGTTATTACTCCAGCTGATGAGTTTCATGTGACGGTGAGCTCGCCTTCCTAACTGAATGCTCTCAGTATCAGGGAGCTAGACGCGTGCAGAGTTAGACGCAACTAGTCGATAGATCGGTGGAGTCAGGAGAGatggagacaaaggagatAGTGGAGATACCGAGGCTCTGCCTCTGAAACGGGGGAGAAGGATAAAGAGAAACTAGGTGGCTAAAGGTGCTTGTGTTTGAATGGAGATGCGACGGTCCCTAAAAAGtcagaggcgcgcgcgctcaCGGATTGGACAGCGCAATTTCTCCAACTGGTATTATCTGTGCCTGCAAAACGTGATTTGTCAGCCAAAAGAGTCTTCTGGGAATCTACCAAAGTTCGCGACTTTCTGGCCGATATCGCCACAGCAGAGTATCCTCGCAAATACACAGAGTACGACAGATGTGCATAACGTTCAACTTCTTTCCAGTGGATGCGCTTGCATGGCTACTGACTACAGACCCACGAACCAACCACCCGTCACGACGGAAAACGCACTGCTGACCCGCTGCACGCGGGACGCCGTTCACTCGCGCTCcaccttgtctttctctctccatctccccCTTCGCCCGCCCCCCTGTCCCTCCCTggtccctttctccttcgtcttggCGTCGAGTTTGAACGGCGCTTTTCCTCGCACAGAGTCTCTTTGTTTTGGTTCGAAACTCGCAACGAGAACCGTGCGACGCACCAACGACGCAAAGGTCGCCAGCCGTGGGTGCCCGCTGCGTGTGGAAAAAATTCTGAGACGCGCGTAAGCGCTTGGATCcggaaaacaaagacattcgCGCTCGCTTTTCACTCTTGCACATGCACCGCCTTCATCCGCCGCTGGCATTCACTCAAAAGGTGTACGAATCGCCACTCGCACCCGTCATCCTGGTGTGCGTCTAGAAAGCGGTCGCGAGAGTTTCGCCGTGATTCGCAGTCTGCATGAAtctacatatgcatgcgcgctgtacatacacacgcgCAACAGATATACAACTACAgacatacgtatatatatatatatatatatgtagaagTTATTATGTATCAATTTGTACCTTCAAGTGGAAGCGAAAACTGTCCGCCTTCCGTgtgtgttctctcttttccgtttgAAGGAGGAGTTCAcaggcgcgcgcctccgtgTAAGCAGCGCAGGTACTCGAGACGCGTGTTCACCACGCCTTCGCACACGCGGAGGCGATTGGTCACTTCCTTCCCCCCCGATTCTGCATGCCAGCTGTAGAGACCAAACAAAAAGGGCGAGACTGCGAAAAGGCGAATCAGACGGGCCAGCGCGGGTCCAGAGATGCACGGCAGGCCATAGGTGGACGAGAAGGTGTATTCCTCTTGGAAGGAGAGCGCAAGAGACCGGCCATCCTCGGCCTGTCTCGCGGAAGACtcagcagagagcgcgggagacgcacgGAGCGGAAGGGGAGCGAGCGCAGGCAGCCTGGACGGCGAGGtgcgcgagacaggcgcgggAATGAAGCCGTAGAGCGGAAGGTACAGCTGGGTGTAGTCTACGAGAGAAAAGGTAGGCGGACTGAGAGCCTTCGTTTTGTCTTTGAGACCCGCgtcgcgaaaaaggagaatTCTCCACGCGGGGTTGTTCCCGTGCACCGGCGAAACCGCCGGCGCCGTCAAGAGCGGCTGGAGCTGCTCAGTTACGCCCAGCGCTCGCTCGCAGAGGTGCTCGGCTGGGTCGTTtgcagcagaagaagacgcagaacgaagagaagaatcgagggaagaaagagatgcggaagaagcggaaatAGAGGGGTGCGCAGGAGCGATGACGCGAACCGTGTCGGCATGCACGTGCCCGTAGAGATGAGCAAGAATCACATCCGAGTAGCGCAGCACAAGTGTTCGGTACCTGGCGAGAGagcacagaaaaacacgGCACATGCCCTGCGTACCAGGCtagaggaaacgaagataCGACAAACACGAAATCAAGAACGAAAGCACAAGGACTCTctgcatatgtatacatttGTATATTTCCATGTGCGTATAGAGTGTCTAGACGAGTTGGAGCGCAGGCACACAGATGGGACACAAGGGGAAGAATagaagggagacaggtgACGAATgacgctttctttcctcttctccctcgacgTTATGCTTTGTTTCCTTTGCGTCTCGCGACTTTTTCGACTTGAGTATCATCgtttgcgcgttttcgtctctccctccgtctcGCACGCTTTCCCTTTTGCGTCTTCGCGTACCTCTCGAGATACTCATCTCTCCACTGCTGTACATGCTCCAACAGCGTCCAAAagtggacggagacgcccggCGGCACGTGCCCAACCAGAAGCACCTGAAAgcgggaaggaaaagcgaaacaACGGACCGACGGCAACGCGAAAAGATGCACACAACCAAAAAAGGAACGCGACGGCACTGCACTCCGCGCCCGAGCTGTCTCGGGCGGGTGCGCAGCTTTTTTCGGGTCTTGACGTGCGCATGCGGCCTCTACGAGAGACAACAAAGGGCCAGGCGAAAAACGAACGGCAAACAACGAGTTATGGGAAAACGCCTACCTGTTCCTGGTtgtcgcgcgcgtcctccAGCTCTTTCTGCATCCACGCGAATTGCCCCGCTGCAGACAAGCACGCGCCAGGGAGAGACCCGACGTGAATATCATGATATTCGTACAGCTTGTGTACAAATGCGGATTTTTCGAATATACTCTGGACTCCACTGTACTCGATGCACTTAACATGATGGTCAAAGAAATTCCCTTTTCACCCATGCATCTTTATGtgtctgcatgtgtgtgcaGGCTCGGGGAGGTGTGATCTCGATGTGTCGGGCCATCTGTCgagggagggcgaggcaaaGACCTCCGCGCAGAACTTTCCGCATGAAGATCGTTTCGCAAAGAACGCGGgtgtctgtctttctgttcccgctttgtctccttcttcagaAGACTCGAGCAGGCGAGAGCCAGTCGCGAACCGGTGAAAGGGCGACTCCTCTCGGCGCGTCTAGGCAGATTTGCTTGCCCTATCGGCCACAGACACCAGCGATCAACatggggagagagaaaacggagtgCGCAGAAGGCGTCGTGCTTCaggcctgcatgcagtctctcGGTTCTGCCTCACCGGGGTCCGAGCCCTCGAGCAGGTCTGTTTCGTCGAGCTTCTCGTGAGTCTGGCCGGAGCGAATCAGagcctccgtcgccttctcccacGCAAAGCGAGAGTAGAAAACCGTGTTCAGACACAGCACGCGAACGGACGGGCGGGCCGTCAGGTGCGTCCTGTAGAAGAGCCCGCGCTCAAAAGTCTGAAAAGGGGCGGAAATGcgcaagaaaaaggcgaaccACGCATCCACCAACGCCTCAAGGAACGCACCTCTAGGCGCGGAAGAAATACACATGTTtttacacatatatacatatatgtatacaagcatatatatatatatatatatatgcagccCCGTGCTTCCGCGTAGACTCCAACTCTATTCCTCCACCTCCATACGCAtgcccatatatatatatatatatatatatatatatatatatatttcaaTTTGGTGCGTTGGGGTTCACCTCTTTGGTTTCGGGATCAGGCGGTAAGATGGGCCGCCAGAGTTTGTAGAGAGCGACGCTCCATTTGTTGAGTGTTTCTGGAACGTGATAGTCGCGTGGAAGATCGTTGTTTCCCACGACAAAAATCATCTGAGGCGTTGGCGAAGGtgccgcgcctgcctcttccgcgtcgccgtgcaggccttttcttcgccgagCTCCgagtcgcgttttcctgtcttcgttgtcctcgctcgtcttcacatgtcgctctctcgcgtgtgcaCTGACCCTCTCAGCGCCTTTCTCCGACAGttcttctccagagacaACAAGCGTCGACGATCCCCGCGAAGGCACAAAAGCccaaggagaaggagaggaagaagaaggagaagaaggaggagaggaagaagaaggagaagaaggaggagaggaagaagaaggagaagagggagaaggagagagagaggaagaagaagacggagaaacaaAGTAGGATTGGCCAGTGgtcgaggcggaagaagcaaagcgggagaagagaacctCTGTCGAGAGCTTTAGAGCCGCCATGCTGAGGAGAgcacgaaagcgaagaatcAACGACACAGCGAGATGGCGctgtcgagaggcgcgcgcgcctcccgagacaaaacgaacagaaacggaagacTGTGCTAATGCGCAGGAagtgaaaagagaggcggggagaTGCCGCGCAAGAAGGACTCGAACGCAACTGGCCTtgaggcgacagaagacgaaaaaaccaAAAGGGGAACCCCGAGAAGACCACAAAGTGGACATCCACTCTACATATGCACACTGGcaatatctatctatctatatctatatatatatatatcgttGTAGAGATGGATGTACAATTGCCAAGTCTATTATGATATAAGCATGTatttgtgtatatatgtatgtgtgtgtccaTAAGTGtaggggaaggagaaaagcggcaaagacgagagagggagcgcaGGTAAAAGGAGGTCGAAGAatggaaaggagaaacggaatTTGTGGGGGAGCAAATCCTGTGGGAAGGCTGACCGTTTTTCGGGTTCTGAGTCGTCGTAGTGCGCAGCGAAGTCTCCACTGATAAGGAGCGCCTCTATGGGGATATCTCGGACGGTTTCTTCACCTCTTTCTGATCGTCCTTCGTGgtctgcgcgttttctgtaCCCTTCCTCGACTTCGGATAATTCTCTTTCGCGTGCTCCAGTCGCTTCCATCTCcggctgttttttctctcgcttcttcgccctctgccTGTGGCCACGAATTTCTTCCTCGACGCTGTCAAGCAGCAACTGaaagaggagcggcgaggaatCACAGCCTGCCCGCCCTATATTCGggttcgtctcctccccacTCCACCCGCTCTGTTCGCCGCGCatcttttccctctgctcGGGAAAAGCTCGCGAAGCCTCTCCAGCATCTGCGCGCTGGGCGTTCCCCCGCAAAAGACTCGCGCGATCTTTCCCCAACTTTGGAGACTCCCCACTTCTCTCCCTAGACGCTCGTGCAGAGACAAAGGcagccagagaggaaggagaaggagggggagaagaagaaggagaagaaggagaggaaggagggggagaagaagaaggagaagaaggagaggaaggagggggaggagaagaaggagagacaggagggggaggagaagaaggagagacaggagggggaggagaagaaggagagacaggagggggaggagaagaaggagaggcaggagaggaaggagagagacggcagcagTCTTTGATGTGTGCGTCAGGGGAGTACAGAGGATCAAGGTGAAGATCGGATATCCACGCAATCCTAAAAGGTTTGCCGGGaaagcgcgaagacgaggaagaagcgagaggagagaaggagaggaacaggagagagagacggaggatcgaggagaaagagaggagagggcaAGCGTCGAGGTCTTGCATTTTCACTGTGAAGTTGTGAAGATCGAGAGCGCCTGTCAGTCGAGGATGTACAAAGAtggacgggaaaaagagccAGCGAAACGACCACTGACTCGACTGGAGGGACAGCCCAAGGGGGAAAAGAATCGGTAATCCTTTTTTGGAGGCATTCCCTTCTTCTCACACTCAACAATCAGCCGGCAACGAGGCGCGCTCGGAATCGTAgacacgagaagagaggaaaaggacgcaCTGTGGAGACCGAAGAGCGCACCGGAGAGAAGCTGTTTAGCGGTGAAGtcgcgaaagagaacgggtcttctttctttAGAAACATTTgaggctcttctctcggttttcgCTCTCCCGTTGCTCCTTTTTGTCGCCGTTGAAGTGTTCTGTGCCACGCGCGTTCGGTGACTCGGTACGGCCGAAACACTCTCTTTTGCGCTGTCCCTCCTGGCGAAGTGGGCCTCGcagtcgcctgcgtctcacggaagaagaaagaatcAGGTGGCCAACGGAgcaaaaaagcgaaagaagaaaggaaaaggaagaaaggaagaaaaaagaagggggTGTTGCCACGTCCCACTGGCTAGCTGACAGAGCTCCtgggagacgggagaaagatCGCAGCTGTGCACACAAGCCGACTTTGCGATGCGCGGCGTGGCAGAGCGGTGACGCTCGGATATGTCACagtttgttctcttccttcccatctctttctgctttcctttttcctctcgtaACAGGGACGAAAAGCTGGCGTCTTCatcgaggagacgaagagaagcaacGGATGTGCCAACCTTCCAGAGCTACAGAGAACTCCCTGTCTTCGCACACGTGACACCGGAGATTCCTCGCTTTCGAAACTTCCTTTCCCGAGGGAGTCTACACTGCGAGTTGGACTACTGGAACTCAGTTGTGTATTGGCACACGTGGATCCTGAAATGCAGACACGCATCATTTACAGATCTCTCTATATAGGGTATTTAGACATGCACaatatacagatatatatatatatatatatgacacAAACATACGTGTACgcaaatatatatttctatGTATGTGTACGAGAAATCCACAATCGTGTGGGCAGTGACTAGACGCATGTAGGTATCGACTTATCGTTCTCCGCATCTAAGTGTAGAAGTATGTATGTACTTTTGCCCGTCCGTGCTTCACAACATGCGCCTGCAAGATAGGGTGGTATCCCTTCAGAGAATTCGACTGTTTTTGCACGTGTGCCTGTTGGCAGAcaaagaaaacaaaggaTGGGTAGGAGAGAGTGCGTTAACTTTTGTGGGCGATTCTGGGGCGGCGAAAAGTTTCTtgcgctctcttttcctttcagTCGAGCGACCGCTCGCTCGGTGCACAGCTCCTTAAGAAAACAGTTATCCCGTTTAATTGCATAAAAGTGCTGATAAACAGGCATGCTAAAGAAGTATACTCAATAAAAAgttaaatatatatatctgcacaGCATTGCACATGTTTCGCTCCGtccctgtatatatatatatatatagagagagagagtcgtATGTctatctccctctctgctgctttTCCCCGGTAAATTCGATGTCCCTCTCAAAATGATCGtatctctccctcttccctttttgttTATGTAGGAATGCTAATATGTCTTATGGATGGCCATACGCGAGTGTAGGGGGACCAGCCGGGAGAAATGCAATTCTATTTGCTTTGAAAGAACAAGAgcctcctctgtttcttttcataccgcccccccccccccccccccgcagACGGCTAGCTGCCGTACACCCgcatatacatttatataatatatatatatatatatatgaattgAGGTGGAGAGATGTATATACGTGAATACTGGTTTGGATAGAGATATGCGTCGTGATTTATGTGCatgaagagagggagaaaactAGAGCAAGGGCTCGAGAGCCGTCCTTCCGTGCCGACATGGGTTGTTTCGGCAATTTGGGTACAAGAATTCGAAGCGAGATTCGAGTGTCTTTCCACGGCAATGAAGCAGTCGAAAAGAAATCCGCCGGGAAATCCCTTGAGACAGTAAAAAATCGGCGAAAGTTGAGAAggcaaacgcgaggaaggcacATAGAAGTCCCGGAAACAAAAAAGTACGCATATGCCGAAGAGTTTCACCTACCTGCATCCACGGATAGATCCAGGTGCAAACACTGAATTTACACTTCACTCAAACAGACGTTTGTTCATCTACCctcacgtgtgtgtgtcgaatAAACTGCACACACATCTAAGAAATGAACGCATCTGCttaaatacatatatatatatatatagatatacgtAGGCTGGCggcgatatatatatatatatatatatatatagagagagagagagagagacagatatatatatatatatatatacgttgatatgtagatatacggatatgcacacgcatgcagcaatGTGCAGAAAAGACACGGAACCGTATCGTTCGtctgcagcggcgcgaaGTCGTTCTGTGGGCGGGCTACGAGCTCACGCCTGTGTACcagcggagaaagagagagccgaagaagatTATCGTCCCCAAGGAGATaccgcgtttcgtctcctcttcttcgtcctgcaCGGTcgcaaacgagagaggcgaaaaagcggGAACAAATGGAACAGCGAAGAACGTTTCTTTTCACCGCGCTTGAGCGGCAAAAAAtccagaaagacgagagaaaagaggaaagagagagaagagatagaaccgggacgagagagaagagaagagagcgaaaggcacagaacacagagagaagagagtcgcGAACCCGAAGAAAGCACTGTCGCGCTTGCATGTGTTTTCTGAACACGCGATCGCGGTTTTCCCCTTTaacagaggaaaacgtcAGGTTTCGCCGTCTACGGCGAcagctgtttcttctctcaccgTCTCATCGAGGAGCTTCGCGATCGCCTCGTTGTGACGGTCCCAGCCACGCTCCGTGCACCCTTCGCGAGTCGCGAGATCCTCCATGGTCAAATCTTCCGGCTGAGAACACTCACCGGGCGCGTGCGGAGAACATCGTCTTTCCGGCCCTCCCTTGTTCTTTTGCTTGCACTCGGTCGCAAAACAGGTATTCCCACGCGAGACACCGAAACACTGTTTCCCGTTCCGCTTTCGCCCCCGAATCGCATCGAGAGAGGCCTCCTCAGCTCGAGCAAGACGGAAGGCAAATCGCCTGTTCCAGGCGTCACGCGCATTCCCGTTCATCCAAAATCCAAAACTGAAAAGCAGGAATCGTCAATCCATCGAAATGTGTCGTGCATCGAATACACCCAGTATCGAACATAAAATTCGGTTCCAACTCcgcgtttcctgtccttccgcactcccccccccccccccccccccgctcTTGCTCCTTGTGCTCCGAGCTTCCTATCccgctcctcttcgctctatctcccgtctctcatctttttgtctcccttACTTTCTCATCTCTTTTCCGTATTGCTTACCCAGTTTTTCACTTCCTGCTTCATCACTTCGCCCCACAAGTCGGGCGAGTCCTCGGATATGACGGCCGGGTTCAACCTCCAAGGCTTCACGTACTGGCGCACCTCGGTGTATCCGAGAGCGCTGAGGCGACTACGAATTTCGtccgcgcttctcgccttctctttgcccTGATTGCCCTCGGCCTGCGCGGCCGCgcccgaagagacagcagagcccAACGCGgtcgcagaggcgagagtcgACAGGAGTCGAGCGTCTTCTTGGCTGACGGGGGCTTTTGCGGCTGACTCCGTCTTTACCCACTTTGTCTCGATCTCGAGCTTTCCGCACTTCAGGATGTGCAtctcggctgcatgcaggaatTTCTCCATGCTGGGAAAGGGAAAATtgcacgcagagagggacacaACGGCGCAAGGGTgacggcagaggcgaaacAAACTGCTTTCGATCAAGAACCGATCCCAGAGcggttcgcgtctctctgtggccCTCGAGGACAACTCGATTCTCGCCGTCGAGAAACGAACGCGATTCCCAAACACAGAGGCGAACTGCCAGGCACAAACGCGTTTTAAGGTTTCAAAACGAAACGCTCCTCACCCCTCTAGTTCGTCAACGCTTTACCACGCGAAACGGtgtcccgctcttctcttggATTCTCCCCCCTCAGAACGGCAGTGTGCGCGACACTGTTGTgcaaaagaaggaaatgcaGAGGGCCACACGACCTCGCGTTGTCCCCGCGCGAGTCGTTGCGAGACTCATCAGGCCGGGAGGAAAAAGTTGGGAGAGACAGCCTGGAACCTGGCTTACCCGGCGAGGGCGTCGAGGTTCGAATCGAGGACGCGGCGAGTCGTCTCGTCGAGAAGATCGTCTTCGACGTCAGCCAGCTCGGAGCCGAGCAAGAGGAGCCCGTTGAGGACGACCGGCATCCACGCGTGGAGAATGCGAACTTTTTCAAAGGGAAGCAGGTCGCCGACGACggggacgaaggagaggatcTCCAGAGACGTCGCGTCGAAGCGCAGCAGAAGTTCAAGCGCGAAATTCATCGAGACGTAACAACCAAAGAtctgcgacagagagaacgagagccggaaaaaaggcgactAGCGGCCAAAGAGGGCGgatcgaggagagagcggccgGGGAGCACGAGCGCGGACCACCTCaagggggagacggagaaacggcaaagagaggcagagagagaagaggaggaaaggacaaCGAGCGAAGAGCAAAGAACAACGAGCGAAGAGCAAAACACAACGAGCGAAGAGCAAAACACAACGAGCGAAGAGCAAAACACAACGAGCGAAGAGCAAAGAACAACGAGCGAAGAGCAAAACACAACGAGCGAAGAGCAAAACACAACGAGCGAAGAGCAAAGAACAACGAGCGAAGAGCAAAGAACAACGAGCAAAGAACAACGAGCGAAGAGCAAAGAACAACGAGCGAAGAGCAAAGAACAACGAGCGAAGAGCAAAGAACAACGAgcgaagagcaaagagagaggaaagccgtTGGAAACCCGAGGATTTTTTCCCTCGGAAGGTGTGCGCGGCACTTACTTTTCTCGATTGGGCAGCGTCGTCTCCGTAAGTGTACAAGTaggcgaagaggaacggCACCAACAGCTGGAGAaccgcgacgaagagaatgTCGTAGAACTGTTCTTCGTCGAcgtctccgtctttgctGTAGTCTCCAAATCGGCAGTACGAgttccgccgcttctcgtTCCCCAGCACTTCTTGCGCctgcaagagacagagacagtaGACAAACTGCGTCGGCCAGCCCCGCAGCGATATCCTTTTTCGTAACTTCTCTCGGCTAGGAAATCCGCGCGGGTGAACCAGGGGCGCTCGAGCCAGCAGCGCTTGCGTGGGCCGCGAGGCGAGTGGCGAGGGAAGcgcaagaagacgcagaaaagcgaacGAATAAGCggggcgaaagaggcgaacaGCCGCGAAGGTCCCTTACCTGTCGGATTTTTTCAAAGATTTCCTTCGCGTCTGGATGCGGGTTTTTGTcctgagaagaaaacaggatTCCCGTCGCCCCGCGTAAACGTTCGAGAAGACAGCACACGGCTCGAGACTGCACCGGAAAAGAACTGGcgcgcgaaaaggagacagtgggggacgaagacagacggcagaaaaaaggagacagtggggCACGAAGACagacggcagaaaaaaggagacagaaagaaaagacagaagagaggaagagggaaaagagtgTGAACagcaaaggcagagagacgacatGAACTGACCGGGTGATACTGGAGAGACAGTTTGCGATAGGCACCGGCGACGACCTTGGGAGACGCGTTGGGTGCGACGCCCAACGTTTCAAAGTAattctcgccctctctgctgGACTGAAAAAGCCGCaacgcacagaaaagaaaagaaagacgttAGGATGAGAAATCtacagggagaagagggagagaaacaatCCCCGCAGAAATCTTCagttcgcgcctctcgccgacgACGCTGAGGTGCGACCTAGAAAACACGATATGCGAGATgggcctccgccgcctgtATAGTTCCGTCACATAAAAATAAGTACACAAATAGATATTTAGAAGTgcgtacatgcatatgcacacacatacacatataaatACCTATAAATGTGTATGTACTCatgtatttatgtatacTGATCTAGACGTGTGAAGTGACAGCCGCAAAacgcatgcgtgtgcatcgACAGCCCGGCTCTGCATTCGCCAGGCAGCCGTTGACCACCCGCAGAGAAGTATATGCGAGATTTGATTACACAttcggagacggagagacggggacaaATCGCTGAATGGATAGGCAGGCACCAGGAAACGGTTGCAGCGATAGGTGTATTCAC is drawn from Neospora caninum Liverpool complete genome, chromosome X and contains these coding sequences:
- a CDS encoding DnaJ domain-containing protein, related, yielding MSSREGENYFETLGVAPNASPKVVAGAYRKLSLQYHPDKNPHPDAKEIFEKIRQAQEVLGNEKRRNSYCRFGDYSKDGDVDEEQFYDILFVAVLQLLVPFLFAYLYTYGDDAAQSRKIFGCYVSMNFALELLLRFDATSLEILSFVPVVGDLLPFEKVRILHAWMPVVLNGLLLLGSELADVEDDLLDETTRRVLDSNLDALAGMEKFLHAAEMHILKCGKLEIETKWVKTESAAKAPVSQEDARLLSTLASATALGSAVSSGAAAQAEGNQGKEKARSADEIRSRLSALGYTEVRQYVKPWRLNPAVISEDSPDLWGEVMKQEVKNWPEDLTMEDLATREGCTERGWDRHNEAIAKLLDETDEEEETKRGISLGTIIFFGSLFLRWYTGSSQWSFRWLFFPSIFVHPRLTGALDLHNFTVKMQDLDACPLLSFSSILRLSLLFLSFSPLASSSSSRFPGKPFRIAWISDLHLDPLYSPDAHIKDCCRLSPSSPASPSSPPPPVSPSSPPPPVSPSSPPPPVSPSSPPPPSSPSSPSSSPPPSSPSSPSSSPPPSPSSLAAFVSARASRERSGESPKLGKDRASLLRGNAQRADAGEASRAFPEQREKMRGEQSGWSGEETNPNIGRAGCDSSPLLFQLLLDSVEEEIRGHRQRAKKREKKQPEMEATGARERELSEVEEGYRKRADHEGRSERGEETVRDIPIEALLISGDFAAHYDDSEPEKRMAALKLSTEVLFSRFASSASTTGQSYFVSPSSSSSLSPSPSSPSSSSPPSSPSSSSPPSSPSSSSPSPWAFVPSRGSSTLVVSGEELSEKGAERVSAHARERHVKTSEDNEDRKTRLGARRRKGLHGDAEEAGAAPSPTPQMIFVVGNNDLPRDYHVPETLNKWSVALYKLWRPILPPDPETKETFERGLFYRTHLTARPSVRVLCLNTVFYSRFAWEKATEALIRSGQTHEKLDETDLLEGSDPAGQFAWMQKELEDARDNQEQVLLVGHVPPGVSVHFWTLLEHVQQWRDEYLERYRTLVLRYSDVILAHLYGHVHADTVRVIAPAHPSISASSASLSSLDSSLRSASSSAANDPAEHLCERALGVTEQLQPLLTAPAVSPVHGNNPAWRILLFRDAGLKDKTKALSPPTFSLVDYTQLYLPLYGFIPAPVSRTSPSRLPALAPLPLRASPALSAESSARQAEDGRSLALSFQEEYTFSSTYGLPCISGPALARLIRLFAVSPFLFGLYSWHAESGGKEVTNRLRVCEGVVNTRLEYLRCLHGGARL